One stretch of Xanthomonas sp. DAR 35659 DNA includes these proteins:
- a CDS encoding HlyC/CorC family transporter yields MSEDDASSSTPEPHEKRRGWLERLSSVFSSDPHTRDDLVEVLRDAQHDGLIAADTLRMMEGALSVSELTVGDVMISRSQMVSLSVESRFLDLMKQVVESGHSRFPVHGENKDDILGILLAKDLLRGVVADHGPGTVRELLRPAVLIPESKKLNVLLKEFRLSRNHMAIVVDEYGGVAGLVTIEDVLEQIVGEIDDEHDDAEDEASLIAAQADGQYVVDALTPIEDFNERFGADFPDDDYDTVGGLVTEAIGHLPETGEELTLGRFAFRVARADARRVQAFHVTILPPDPQEDA; encoded by the coding sequence ATGTCAGAAGACGACGCTAGTAGCTCCACACCGGAACCCCACGAAAAACGCCGCGGCTGGCTCGAGCGCCTCAGCTCGGTGTTCTCCAGCGATCCGCACACCCGCGACGACCTGGTCGAGGTGCTGCGCGACGCCCAGCACGACGGTCTGATCGCCGCCGATACCCTGCGCATGATGGAAGGCGCGCTGTCGGTCTCCGAACTCACCGTCGGCGACGTGATGATCTCGCGCTCGCAGATGGTGTCGCTGTCGGTGGAGTCGCGCTTCCTCGACCTGATGAAGCAGGTGGTCGAATCCGGCCATTCGCGCTTCCCGGTACACGGCGAGAACAAGGACGACATCCTCGGCATCCTGCTGGCCAAGGACCTGCTGCGCGGCGTGGTCGCCGACCATGGCCCGGGCACGGTACGCGAACTGCTGCGCCCGGCGGTGCTGATTCCCGAGTCCAAGAAGCTCAACGTGCTGCTCAAGGAGTTCCGGCTCTCGCGCAACCACATGGCGATCGTGGTCGACGAGTACGGCGGCGTCGCCGGCCTGGTCACCATCGAGGACGTGCTGGAGCAGATCGTCGGCGAGATCGACGACGAGCACGACGACGCCGAGGACGAGGCCTCGCTGATCGCGGCGCAGGCCGACGGCCAGTACGTGGTCGACGCGCTGACCCCGATCGAGGACTTCAACGAGCGCTTCGGCGCCGATTTCCCCGACGACGACTACGACACGGTCGGCGGGCTGGTCACCGAGGCCATCGGCCACCTGCCGGAAACCGGCGAGGAACTGACCCTGGGCCGCTTCGCGTTCCGCGTGGCGCGCGCCGACGCGCGGCGGGTGCAGGCGTTCCACGTCACCATCCTGCCGCCCGACCCGCAGGAAGACGCTTGA
- a CDS encoding DUF4105 domain-containing protein: MLGAVLACWAALAFAQAGTADPAAPPALSPPGAAPGGALSAGDAAAPAPRIGVATMQPGEVFFERFGHDAIVVMDPSSGQATSYNFGFFDPSEPDFVSRFAAGDMMYYLVALPLQEDLAQYRDAGRGVDIQWLDMEPAQARALQAALAWRARPENARYRYDYYTANCATMVRDALDRALGGSLHAQLSGRSRGNTYRSESVRLASPAPWMWLGFDLGLGPFADKPLSRWEEAFVPMRLAESLGEVRNSAGRPLVQARQQLLPQRLAPEPKEQARHWWPWLLVGVAVAAGVLALARRPRWLAALALPFWLLCALGGGVLLYLWGFSEHRAAWANRNLLLLDPLCLLLVGGAIARLRGRRPGRWFGVVLWTVTALAGAALLIHWLSMLQPQFNLQWIALLLPVHAALAWAFTRRRLQP; encoded by the coding sequence CTGCTCGGCGCGGTGCTGGCCTGCTGGGCGGCACTGGCGTTCGCGCAGGCGGGCACGGCCGATCCGGCCGCGCCGCCGGCGTTGTCGCCGCCGGGCGCCGCGCCGGGCGGCGCCCTATCCGCCGGCGACGCCGCGGCGCCGGCGCCACGCATCGGCGTGGCCACCATGCAGCCCGGCGAGGTGTTCTTCGAACGCTTCGGCCACGACGCCATCGTGGTGATGGATCCAAGCAGTGGCCAGGCAACCTCGTACAACTTCGGTTTCTTCGATCCCAGCGAACCGGATTTCGTCAGCCGCTTCGCCGCCGGCGACATGATGTACTACCTGGTCGCCCTGCCCCTGCAGGAGGACCTGGCGCAGTACCGCGACGCCGGCCGCGGCGTGGACATCCAGTGGCTGGACATGGAACCGGCGCAGGCGCGCGCGCTGCAGGCGGCGCTGGCCTGGCGCGCGCGCCCGGAAAACGCGCGCTACCGCTACGACTACTACACCGCCAACTGCGCCACGATGGTCCGCGACGCGCTGGACCGCGCGCTGGGCGGCAGCCTGCACGCGCAACTGTCCGGGCGCTCGCGCGGCAACACCTACCGCAGCGAATCGGTGCGCCTGGCCTCGCCGGCGCCGTGGATGTGGCTGGGCTTCGACCTGGGCCTGGGGCCGTTCGCGGACAAGCCGCTGTCGCGCTGGGAAGAGGCGTTCGTGCCGATGCGCCTGGCCGAGAGCCTGGGCGAGGTGCGCAACAGCGCCGGCCGGCCACTGGTGCAGGCGCGCCAGCAACTGCTGCCGCAGCGCCTGGCGCCGGAACCGAAGGAACAGGCGCGGCACTGGTGGCCGTGGCTGCTGGTCGGCGTCGCGGTCGCCGCCGGCGTGCTCGCGCTGGCGCGGCGGCCGCGCTGGCTGGCCGCGCTGGCGCTGCCGTTCTGGCTGCTGTGCGCGCTCGGCGGCGGCGTGCTGCTGTACCTGTGGGGCTTCAGCGAGCACCGCGCCGCCTGGGCCAACCGCAACCTGCTGCTGCTCGACCCGCTGTGCCTGCTGCTGGTCGGTGGCGCCATCGCGCGATTGCGCGGCCGCCGGCCCGGGCGCTGGTTCGGCGTCGTGCTGTGGACGGTGACCGCGCTGGCCGGCGCGGCGCTGCTGATCCATTGGCTGTCGATGCTGCAGCCGCAGTTCAACCTGCAATGGATCGCCCTGCTGCTGCCGGTGCACGCCGCGCTGGCGTGGGCGTTCACGCGCCGCCGCTTGCAGCCCTGA
- a CDS encoding magnesium and cobalt transport protein CorA produces MASVPANPACVINCVHYDGHGRRHDIALEQISDVLAGDDGFVWVGMYEPADAVLEQLQEEFGLHDLAIEDTRKAHQRPKVEAYGNSLFLAVHTAQVIDERIVYGETHAFLGARFLLTVRHGASLPYAPVRERLEREAALMQLGPSYALYAVLDYIVDNYQPILDEFRQSLERLETDIFAEAYRRDTAIRLYELKRELNQMRLGVAPLQDVLAHLKRNPGPLIPDEVRLYVRDVLDHAVRTNEAIDTLREMLGTALSVNLSLVTLAQGETVKRLGAWAALLAAPTLITSWYGMNFKQMPELEWPWAYPLMVGGVAAVCLGLYVAFKRAKWL; encoded by the coding sequence ATGGCCTCCGTTCCCGCCAATCCCGCCTGCGTCATCAACTGCGTGCACTACGACGGCCACGGCCGTCGCCACGACATCGCGCTGGAGCAGATCAGCGACGTGCTGGCCGGCGACGACGGCTTCGTCTGGGTCGGCATGTACGAACCGGCCGACGCGGTGCTGGAGCAGTTGCAGGAGGAGTTCGGGCTGCACGACCTGGCGATCGAGGACACGCGCAAGGCGCACCAGCGGCCCAAGGTCGAGGCCTACGGCAATTCGCTGTTCCTGGCAGTGCACACCGCGCAGGTGATCGACGAGCGCATCGTCTACGGCGAGACCCACGCCTTCCTCGGCGCGCGCTTCCTGCTGACCGTGCGCCACGGCGCCTCGCTGCCGTACGCGCCGGTGCGCGAACGGCTGGAGCGCGAGGCGGCGCTGATGCAGCTCGGCCCGTCCTACGCGCTGTACGCGGTGCTGGACTACATCGTCGACAACTACCAGCCGATCCTGGACGAGTTCCGGCAGAGCCTGGAGCGTCTGGAGACGGACATCTTCGCCGAGGCCTACCGGCGCGACACCGCGATCCGCCTGTACGAACTCAAGCGCGAACTCAACCAGATGCGCCTGGGCGTGGCGCCGCTGCAGGACGTGCTGGCGCATCTCAAGCGCAACCCCGGCCCGCTGATCCCCGACGAGGTGCGGCTGTACGTGCGCGACGTGCTTGACCACGCGGTGCGCACCAACGAGGCGATCGACACCTTGCGCGAGATGCTCGGCACCGCGCTGAGCGTGAACCTGTCGCTGGTGACCCTGGCCCAGGGCGAGACGGTCAAGCGCCTCGGCGCCTGGGCCGCGCTGCTGGCGGCCCCGACCCTGATCACCAGTTGGTACGGCATGAACTTCAAGCAGATGCCGGAACTGGAATGGCCCTGGGCCTACCCGCTGATGGTCGGCGGCGTGGCCGCGGTGTGCCTGGGCTTGTATGTGGCGTTCAAGCGGGCGAAGTGGCTTTGA
- a CDS encoding NAD-dependent succinate-semialdehyde dehydrogenase: MPYDTVNPATGQVEHRQELMDAAAVERRLAASAQAFPGWAATPLEQRGALLREVGAQLRARREEIQRLMTMEMGKLRKEALAEIDKCADACDYYAEHAADYLREVPVATDAQRSYVRYEPLGCVLAVMPWNFPIWQVFRFLAPALMAGNVALLKHASNVPRCADAIHAALAAAGVPAGVFDVLHIDNDQAADVLRDPRIAAVTLTGSERAGRSIAANAGGQLKKCVMELGGSDAFVVLDDADLDSTVAAAVKSRFDNAGQTCIAAKRFVVVEAIAEEFVRRFAAAAAERRLGDPQDDATTLAPLARQDLRDELHKQVQASIAKGATALLGGAPDTTTHAGYPATILDNVAPGMPAYDEELFGPVAAILRVADEAEAVRVANDTTFGLGGSVWSADRDRGERVARQLQCGAAFVNAIVKSDVRLPFGGIKRSGFGRELAEHGIHEFMNIKSVYVG, from the coding sequence ATGCCTTACGACACCGTCAATCCCGCCACCGGCCAGGTCGAGCACCGCCAGGAACTGATGGACGCGGCCGCCGTCGAACGGCGCCTGGCCGCGTCCGCGCAGGCGTTTCCCGGCTGGGCGGCGACGCCGCTGGAACAGCGCGGCGCGCTGCTGCGCGAGGTCGGCGCGCAGCTACGCGCGCGGCGCGAGGAGATCCAACGGCTGATGACCATGGAGATGGGCAAACTGCGCAAGGAGGCCCTGGCCGAGATCGACAAGTGCGCCGACGCCTGCGACTACTACGCCGAGCACGCGGCCGACTACCTGCGCGAAGTGCCGGTCGCCACCGACGCGCAGCGCAGCTATGTGCGCTACGAGCCGCTGGGCTGCGTGCTGGCGGTGATGCCGTGGAACTTCCCGATCTGGCAGGTGTTCCGCTTCCTGGCCCCGGCGCTGATGGCCGGCAACGTGGCGCTGCTCAAGCACGCCAGCAACGTGCCGCGCTGCGCCGACGCGATCCATGCCGCGCTGGCCGCCGCCGGCGTGCCGGCCGGCGTGTTCGACGTGCTGCACATCGACAACGACCAAGCCGCCGACGTGCTGCGCGATCCGCGCATCGCCGCGGTGACGCTGACCGGCAGCGAGCGCGCCGGCCGGTCGATCGCCGCCAACGCCGGCGGCCAGCTGAAGAAGTGCGTGATGGAGCTGGGCGGCAGCGACGCGTTTGTGGTGCTGGACGATGCCGACCTGGACAGCACCGTGGCCGCGGCGGTGAAGTCGCGCTTCGACAACGCCGGGCAGACCTGTATCGCGGCCAAGCGTTTCGTGGTGGTGGAGGCGATCGCCGAGGAGTTCGTGCGCCGCTTCGCCGCCGCCGCGGCCGAGCGCCGGCTCGGCGATCCGCAGGACGACGCCACCACCCTGGCGCCGCTGGCGCGGCAGGACCTGCGCGACGAACTGCACAAGCAGGTGCAGGCCAGCATCGCCAAGGGCGCCACCGCGCTGCTCGGCGGCGCGCCGGACACCACGACCCATGCCGGCTACCCGGCGACGATCCTGGACAACGTGGCGCCGGGCATGCCGGCCTACGACGAGGAACTGTTCGGCCCGGTGGCCGCGATCCTGCGCGTGGCCGACGAGGCGGAAGCGGTGCGCGTGGCCAACGACACCACCTTCGGGCTCGGCGGCAGTGTGTGGAGCGCCGACCGCGACCGCGGCGAGCGCGTGGCGCGGCAACTGCAGTGCGGCGCCGCCTTCGTCAACGCCATCGTCAAGAGCGACGTGCGCCTGCCGTTCGGCGGCATCAAGCGCTCCGGCTTCGGCCGCGAACTGGCCGAGCACGGCATCCATGAGTTCATGAACATCAAGTCGGTGTATGTGGGGTGA
- a CDS encoding ABC transporter permease subunit, with product MSAAGALRGGRVLRWVVLGGGFAFLYLPILLLMVYSFNASKLATVWAGFSTKWYGELLRDRQILQAAWISLKVAFWTATASMVIGTLAAMVMTRFRRFPSKSLFGALVTAPLVMPEVIIGLSIMMMLVSMGGLIGIPPKGVMAIWAAHVTFTLSFVTVVVSSRLQELDRSLEEAAMDLGANRLKVFFLITLPIIAPALVSGWLLAFTLSLDDVVIANFVAGPNSTTLPMTVFSSVRMGLKPKINALATLMVLAVSIAAFVGWWLMARNEKRRQRDIQLAQQQGG from the coding sequence ATGAGCGCGGCCGGCGCGCTGCGCGGCGGGCGGGTGCTGCGCTGGGTGGTGCTGGGCGGCGGCTTCGCCTTCCTTTACCTGCCGATCCTGCTGTTGATGGTGTATTCGTTCAATGCCTCGAAGCTGGCGACGGTGTGGGCCGGGTTCTCGACCAAGTGGTACGGCGAACTGCTGCGCGACCGGCAGATCCTGCAGGCGGCCTGGATCAGCCTGAAGGTCGCGTTCTGGACCGCGACCGCGTCGATGGTGATCGGCACGCTGGCGGCGATGGTGATGACGCGGTTTCGCCGCTTCCCCAGCAAGAGCCTGTTCGGCGCGCTGGTGACCGCGCCGCTGGTGATGCCGGAGGTGATCATCGGCCTGTCGATCATGATGATGCTGGTGTCGATGGGCGGGCTGATCGGCATCCCGCCCAAGGGGGTGATGGCGATCTGGGCCGCGCACGTCACCTTCACCCTGTCCTTCGTCACCGTGGTGGTGTCCTCGCGTCTGCAGGAACTGGACCGCTCGCTGGAAGAGGCGGCGATGGACCTGGGCGCGAACCGGCTCAAGGTGTTCTTCCTGATCACCCTGCCGATCATCGCACCGGCGCTGGTGTCCGGCTGGCTGCTGGCGTTCACCTTGTCGCTGGACGACGTGGTGATCGCCAATTTCGTCGCCGGGCCGAACTCGACCACGCTGCCGATGACCGTGTTCTCCTCGGTGCGGATGGGGCTGAAGCCGAAGATCAACGCGCTGGCCACGCTGATGGTGCTGGCGGTGTCGATCGCCGCCTTCGTCGGCTGGTGGCTCATGGCGCGCAACGAGAAGCGCCGCCAGCGCGATATCCAACTGGCGCAGCAGCAAGGCGGATAG
- a CDS encoding ABC transporter permease subunit, with protein sequence MSAPVVPVAPVSSPTPTPRLWQRLRLRALPATRWLVIAAPYLWLLLFFAIPFLIVLRISFAEQAISSPPYSALVDYRDGVLTLKFTLQNYLALLRDSQYIAAYWGSIKIAGISTALTLLIGYPMAYVIARMSPAARNIAMMLVVLPSWTSFLIRVYAWIGILDSNGVLNRALLALGLIDAPLHILYTPVAAYIGIVYCYLPFMVLPLYATLVKQDHRLLEAAYDLGARPWKAFATITLPMSRPGIVAGCMLVMIPAVGEFVIPEMLGGPDTLMIGRVLWGEFFNNRDWPAASAVAIVMLALLMLPILIFNRYQQRQLEGGQA encoded by the coding sequence ATGAGTGCGCCCGTCGTCCCGGTGGCGCCCGTATCGTCGCCGACGCCGACGCCGCGACTTTGGCAGCGGCTGCGCCTGCGCGCGCTGCCAGCGACGCGCTGGCTGGTGATCGCCGCGCCGTACCTGTGGCTGCTGCTGTTCTTCGCGATTCCGTTCCTGATCGTGCTGCGCATCTCCTTCGCCGAACAGGCGATCAGCAGCCCGCCTTACAGCGCGCTGGTGGACTACAGGGACGGCGTGCTGACGCTGAAGTTCACCTTGCAGAACTACCTGGCGCTGCTGCGCGACAGCCAGTACATCGCCGCCTACTGGGGCTCGATCAAGATCGCCGGCATCTCCACCGCGCTGACCCTGCTGATCGGCTACCCGATGGCGTACGTGATCGCGCGCATGTCGCCGGCGGCGCGCAACATCGCGATGATGCTGGTGGTGCTGCCGTCGTGGACCTCGTTCCTGATCCGCGTCTACGCCTGGATCGGCATCCTCGACAGCAACGGCGTGCTCAACCGCGCGCTGCTGGCGCTGGGCCTGATCGATGCGCCGCTGCACATCCTCTACACCCCGGTCGCCGCCTACATCGGCATCGTCTACTGCTACCTGCCGTTCATGGTGCTGCCGCTGTACGCGACCCTGGTCAAGCAGGACCACCGCCTGCTGGAGGCCGCCTACGATCTGGGCGCGCGGCCGTGGAAGGCGTTCGCGACCATCACCCTGCCGATGTCGCGTCCCGGCATCGTCGCCGGCTGCATGCTGGTGATGATCCCGGCGGTGGGCGAGTTCGTGATCCCGGAAATGCTCGGCGGCCCGGACACGCTGATGATCGGCCGGGTGCTGTGGGGCGAGTTCTTCAACAACCGCGACTGGCCCGCGGCCTCGGCGGTGGCGATCGTGATGCTGGCGTTGCTGATGCTGCCGATCCTGATCTTCAACCGCTACCAGCAGCGCCAGCTCGAAGGCGGCCAGGCATGA